From a region of the Triticum aestivum cultivar Chinese Spring chromosome 7D, IWGSC CS RefSeq v2.1, whole genome shotgun sequence genome:
- the LOC123164316 gene encoding nuclear speckle RNA-binding protein A, which translates to MAAENYWRYADARQQQAMVAAAAAAAGMAPAATVAQAATAAGGMQQHQHQHQHQQAAMAQQQQQQQQQQQAAAPSLKRARPDYGDGPGGQEMAGYYPRENAGYHSLRDNEAIGASYDRYLRNGMPSVAANEPSRAVVGAMGGAAMVGGGMSGYPVDDHRMMGVVGMDSRAMGYGARPEPPLPPDASNTLYIEGLPANCTRREVSHIFRPFVGFREVRLVNKESRHPGGDPHVLCFVDFDSPAQATIALEALQGYKFDEHDRESAHLRLQFSRFPGPRSAGGPRGRR; encoded by the exons ATGGCCGCGGAGAACTACTGGAGGTACGCCGACGCGCGGCAGCAGCAGGCCATGGTGGCGGCTGCGGCGGCCGCGGCGGGGATGGCCCCTGCAGCTACCGTTGCGCAGGCCGCGACGGCCGCGGGGGGCATGcagcagcaccagcaccagcaccagcaccagcaggcggcgatggcgcaacagcagcagcagcagcaacagcagcagcaggcgGCCGCGCCGTCGCTTAAGCGCGCGCGCCCAGACTATGGCG ATGGTCCTGGAGGACAAGAGATGGCTGGATATTATCCGCGGGAAAATGCAGGTTACCACTCACTTAGAGACAATGAAGCAATTGGAGCATCTTACGACCGCTACTTACGCAATGGG ATGCCTTCTGTGGCAGCCAATGAACCAAGTAGGGCAGTTGTTGGTGCCATGGGTGGAGCTGCAATGGTTGGTGGTGGAATGAGTGGATATCCTGTTGATGACCACCGTATGATGGGTGTCGTTGGTATGGACAGCAGAGCCATGGGGTATGGTGCAAGACCTGAGCCTCCTCTTCCCCCGGATGCATCCAACACCTTGTATATTGAAGGTCTGCCTGCAAACTGCACCCGTAGGGAGGTTTCAC ATATATTCCGCCCTTTTGTTGGTTTCCGTGAAGTGAGGCTTGTCAACAAAGAGTCAAGACAC CCTGGTGGAGATCCTCATGTCCTGTGTTTCGTTGATTTTGATAGCCCTGCCCAAGCTACTATTGCACTTGAAGCCCTGCAAG GTTATAAGTTTGACGAACACGATCGTGAATCAGCCCATTTAAGGCTGCAATTCTCGCGCTTTCCTGGTCCGAGGTCAGCTGGCGGGCCTCGTGGTAGGCGTTAA